A window from Topomyia yanbarensis strain Yona2022 unplaced genomic scaffold, ASM3024719v1 HiC_scaffold_4, whole genome shotgun sequence encodes these proteins:
- the LOC131695381 gene encoding splicing factor 3A subunit 3-like yields the protein METIFEIQRRLHEECDRLVMSMSEELQTPKKTTKEKVLADHRIKIYLERYQSCSRSLLELYQDKDGERKQEITNMSVNEFKEFYSQFNSLVEFHQNHGNNVAVPASIEFAKLREQLNDPGYLAEMVKFSDVENYGQYLDLHECYDNYINLKGIDKLDYITYLSEFNRFSEVPKKQKNLKYKKYLELLHDYLYGFITRSRPLFFELEHTVKRNELQFADLWKNGEAPGWERGKDIEDDAMINLNEFFKWEDLTYLGLDRLKMALQAIGMKCGGTLEERAQRLFACKEDKNKENERKRLMYNQKDRDIALLEYKITKLAELVDDQIYETKINLQRKQARYMVDESEDDSMDEIESDDDDGIPYNPKNLPLGYDGKPIPYWLYKLHQLHFTYECEICGNYKYNGPKAFQNHFSEWRHAHGMRCLGIPNTAHFANITKIEDALVLWDKVKEQTFSKMWVPANEEEFEDSRGNILSKKVYLDLQKQGLL from the exons ATGGAAACAATTTTCGAAATCCAACGCCGCCTGCACGAGGAATGCGACCGGCTGGTGATGTCAATGTCGGAGGAGCTTCAAACGCCGAAAAAGACG ACCAAGGAAAAGGTACTGGCGGATCATCGAATCAAAATTTACCTGGAACGGTATCAGAGCTGCAGCCGGTCACTGCTCGAACTGTACCAGGACAAGGACGGCGAACGGAAGCAGGAGATTACGAACATGAGCGTGAACGAGTTTAAGGAGTTTTACAGTCAGTTCAACTCGCTGGTAGAGTTTCACCAGAACCATGGGAATAATGTGGCCGTTCCGGCTTCGATCGAGTTCGCTAAGCTGCGAGAGCAGTTGAATGATCCGGGGTATCTGGCGGAGATGGTCAAGTTTAGCGATGTGGAGAACTACGGACAGTATCTGGATCTTCACGAGTGCTACGACAATTACATCAATCTGAAGGGTATCGATAAGCTGGATTACATTACGTATCTGTCGGAGTTTAATAGGTTTTCTGAAGTACcgaaaaagcagaaaaatttaaaGTATAAAAAATATCTGGAACTGTTACATGATTATCTGTACGGGTTCATCACCAGAAGTAGACCGTTGTTTTTCGAGCTGGAGCATACGGTAAAGAGGAACGAGCTGCAGTTTGCGGATCTGTGGAAGAACGGCGAAGCACCCGGTTGGGAGCGGGGCAAGGATATAGAGGATGATGCTATGATTAATCTTAACGAATTTTTCAAGTGGGAGGATTTGACCTATCTAGGGTTGGATCGGTTGAAAATGGCTCTGCAG GCAATTGGCATGAAATGTGGCGGAACGCTGGAGGAACGAGCCCAGCGCCTTTTCGCATGCAAAGAGGACAAAAACAAGGAAAACGAACGTAAACGGTTGATGTACAACCAAAAGGACAGGGACATTGCTTTGTTGGAATACAAGATCACCAAACTGGCCGAACTGGTTGATGATCAGATATACGAGACGAAGATTAATCTGCAGCGAAAACAGGCCCGCTATATGGTGGATGAAAGTGAAGATGACAGTATGGACGAGATTGAATCGGACGACGATGATGGTATTCCGTACAATCCGAAGAATCTTCCACTTGGTTACGATGGTAAACCAATTCCCTACTGGTTGTACAAGCTGCACCAGTTGCACTTTACCTACGAGTGTGAAATTTGTGGCAATTATAAGTATAACGGACCGAAGGCCTTCCAGAATCACTTTTCCGAGTGGCGACACGCACACGGAATGCGTTGCTTGGGAATCCCAAATACGGCTCACTTTGCCAATATAACGAAGATCGAAGATGCGCTGGTCCTGTGGGATAAGGTTAAGGAGCAAACATTCTCCAAAATGTGGGTCCCAGCGAACGAGGAGGAATTTGAGGACTCACGGGGCAACATTCTCAGCAAGAAGGTGTATCTTGATCTGCAGAAGCAGGGTCTGCTTTAA